Genomic window (Chiloscyllium plagiosum isolate BGI_BamShark_2017 unplaced genomic scaffold, ASM401019v2 scaf_39995, whole genome shotgun sequence):
GCAGCAACGTTTCCAGAACCTTCAGCAGCAGCAGATCAGCAGGAAGCTGCGTAAACACATCGGGCCCGGGCGCTTCATCCCCCCCCAGGACTGCAAACTCCGCTTCCCCTTTAAGAGTAACCCCCAACATCGCCTCTCCTGGGGACCGGGCACTTTGCCCTCTGACCCCGGAGCGCCCTCTGACCGCGGCATGCCCTCTGACCCCAGCGCGCCCTCTGACCACGGTATGCCATCTGACCTCAGGGCACCCTCTGACCCTGCCTGGCCCTCTGACTCCAGAGTGCCCTCTGACCCCAGCATGCCCTCTGACCCCAGCATGCCCGCTGACCTCAGGTCACCCTCTGACCCTGGGGAAGAAGGCACCCCAAGCCCAGGGCGACCCCTGACCCCGAGCGGGCAGTGCCAGGAGTCGGGGGGTGAGGCCAGATTCCGGGGGGCCCAGCGTTTCTGGCAGGGCTATGGCCCCGTGCTGCACCAACACCACCACGGTAACCCCGGTCAGTACGGTCACCACGGTAACCCCGGTCAGTACGGTCACCATGGTAACCCCGGTCAGTACGGTAACCCCAGTCAGTACGGTAACCCCGGTCAGTACGGTCACCATGGTAACCCCGGTCAGTACGG
Coding sequences:
- the LOC122544957 gene encoding kinesin-like protein KIF1C → GDGESELAPGGNEDEDEDEDEDEERASPIGSEGPWEEGKQEPPTHKAVRINRLMEEDPAFRRGRLRWLQQEQQRFQNLQQQQISRKLRKHIGPGRFIPPQDCKLRFPFKSNPQHRLSWGPGTLPSDPGAPSDRGMPSDPSAPSDHGMPSDLRAPSDPAWPSDSRVPSDPSMPSDPSMPADLRSPSDPGEEGTPSPGRPLTPSGQCQESGGEARFRGAQRFWQGYGPVLHQHHHGNPGQYGHHGNPGQYGHHGNPGQYGNPSQYGNPGQYGHHGNPGQYGNSGQYGHHGNPGQYGNPGQYGHHGNPGQRRYRDGRQFRRNSFDNGVGSRDRETRKYRHYRQPPQGHRDGQLPKGTDLPSQRYHQHRPYTPPPRMRRQHSSPNLQQPDTPI